The following proteins are encoded in a genomic region of Periophthalmus magnuspinnatus isolate fPerMag1 chromosome 10, fPerMag1.2.pri, whole genome shotgun sequence:
- the hs3st1 gene encoding heparan sulfate glucosamine 3-O-sulfotransferase 1, with protein MAALLLGLLLFALQSPPLPSRPAIDHWPPNDPTVDPSFSLDNATHPNGTSQRLPQIIIIGVRKGGTRALIEMLSLHSSVAAAQNEVHFFDWESHYQKGIPWYLSQMPYAYPDQLTVEKTPAYFTSGKVPKRIYDMNPDIKLLLILRDPTERVLSDYTQVFYNRLQKHKRYQPIEYVLVKDGDINLGYKALNRSLYYVHMQNWLQYFPMDSIHVVDGDELIRDPLPEMKRVERFLKLAPQINASNFYFNKTKGFYCLRDHGKERCLHDSKGRAHPHVAPAILQKLYKFFHEPNQKFFQMVGRTFNWK; from the coding sequence ATGGCAGCGCTGCTCCTCGGGCTGCTGCTGTTCGCCCTACAGTCCCCCCCTCTCCCATCCAGACCCGCAATTGACCACTGGCCCCCCAACGACCCCACAGTCGACCCCTCCTTCAGCTTGGACAATGCAACCCACCCCAACGGGACTTCCCAGCGGCTACCCCAGATCATCATCATCGGCGTGAGGAAGGGGGGCACGCGGGCGCTAATCGAGATGCTAAGCTTGCACAGCTCCGTGGCCGCGGCGCAGAACGAGGTGCACTTTTTCGACTGGGAGAGCCACTATCAGAAGGGGATCCCGTGGtatttaagccagatgccctacgCGTACCCGGACCAGCTCACCGTGGAGAAAACGCCGGCGTATTTCACCTCCGGCAAAGTCCCTAAACGCATCTACGACATGAATCCTGACATCAAGCTACTGCTCATTCTTAGGGACCCCACTGAGCGCGTACTGTCGGATTACACGCAAGTTTTCTATAATCGTCTGCAAAAACACAAGCGCTACCAGCCAATTGAGTACGTTCTGGTTAAAGATGGGGACATTAACCTGGGATACAAGGCATTGAACCGCAGTCTCTACTATGTTCATATGCAAAACTGGCTGCAATATTTCCCCATGGACAGCATTCATGTTGTGGATGGGGACGAGCTGATAAGAGACCCTTTGCCAGAAATGAAGAGAGTGGAGAGGTTTCTAAAGCTGGCGCCGCAGATAAACGCATCCAATTTTTACTTCAACAAAACTAAAGGATTTTACTGTTTGAGAGACCACGGGAAAGAGCGCTGCTTACATGATTCGAAAGGCAGAGCGCATCCTCACGTAGCCCCAGCAATTTTGCAAAAACTCTACAAATTCTTTCACGAACCCAATCAGAAGTTTTTTCAGATGGTGGGGCGGACTTTCAACTGGAAATGA